In Methylacidiphilum infernorum V4, a single window of DNA contains:
- a CDS encoding arsenite methyltransferase, giving the protein MKTSEATQDFVRQFYAQVAKTTGGCCGKPAVASTKAEELGYSHEELQSVPEGAEMGLGCGNPLSSASLKEGETVLDLGSGGGFDCFLAARQVGESGKVIGVDMTPEMVARAQANALLGHYTNVEFRLGKIEHLPVGDATIDVIISNCVINLSAEKQKVFSEAFRVLKPGGRLAISDVVATGPLPEAMKQDPELLGCCIAGALTVPEIEEGLAAAGFEKIDVKIKPESRQFIQHWASELKAEDYVVSATITAIKPMPKQSPVRS; this is encoded by the coding sequence ATGAAAACATCTGAGGCAACTCAAGATTTCGTTCGCCAGTTCTACGCGCAAGTGGCAAAGACCACAGGGGGATGTTGCGGGAAACCGGCGGTTGCGTCCACAAAAGCTGAAGAGTTGGGGTATTCCCATGAAGAGCTGCAATCTGTTCCCGAAGGGGCCGAAATGGGGCTAGGGTGCGGGAATCCCCTAAGCAGCGCCTCCCTCAAGGAAGGAGAAACCGTCCTCGACCTGGGTAGTGGCGGCGGCTTTGACTGCTTTTTAGCTGCCCGCCAAGTCGGTGAAAGCGGCAAGGTAATTGGCGTTGACATGACTCCGGAGATGGTAGCCAGGGCACAAGCAAACGCTCTCCTAGGCCATTACACCAACGTCGAATTCCGTCTTGGAAAGATCGAGCACCTTCCGGTGGGCGACGCTACAATCGATGTCATTATCTCTAACTGCGTCATTAATCTTTCAGCCGAAAAACAGAAGGTTTTTTCCGAAGCCTTCCGAGTCCTTAAGCCAGGGGGACGGCTGGCGATTTCTGACGTGGTTGCCACCGGTCCGCTTCCCGAGGCGATGAAACAGGATCCAGAACTTCTTGGCTGTTGTATTGCCGGGGCATTAACCGTCCCTGAGATCGAGGAGGGGCTAGCCGCTGCGGGTTTTGAAAAGATAGATGTAAAAATCAAGCCTGAAAGCCGGCAGTTCATCCAGCACTGGGCTTCGGAACTGAAGGCTGAAGATTACGTGGTATCGGCAACGATCACGGCCATCAAGCCCATGCCAAAACAGAGCCCGGTACGCAGCTAA
- a CDS encoding class I SAM-dependent methyltransferase — protein MIPSVYPIKFFFWVLFLIPCLGLSLALGQEMDKESIQQKAKEGYHHSFHDVEHYAQIFESRQRDKWQKPDRVVEALDIKPGYSIADLGAGTGYFTRRFSKEVGEKGTVYALDSEPAMIKYLKKEVKEKKLKNVVVKQVQPGNPSLESQSVNIIFLCEVYHHIDNRIAYLKKLSSSLKKGGKIVLIDFYPHAPYGPPRKHRLSEETAIAEFKLAGYKLLKKHGFLPYQYFLEFVPKNEP, from the coding sequence ATGATACCGAGTGTTTATCCGATAAAATTTTTCTTTTGGGTTCTTTTCCTCATCCCCTGCTTGGGCTTATCCCTCGCCTTGGGTCAAGAAATGGACAAGGAGAGCATTCAGCAAAAAGCCAAGGAAGGCTACCATCACAGTTTTCATGATGTAGAACATTATGCCCAGATATTTGAATCTCGACAAAGAGATAAGTGGCAAAAGCCGGATCGTGTTGTTGAAGCCCTTGACATTAAACCCGGCTACAGCATTGCCGACTTGGGTGCGGGAACGGGCTATTTCACGAGGCGATTTTCTAAAGAGGTAGGAGAAAAGGGGACGGTATACGCATTAGATTCGGAACCCGCCATGATCAAGTACCTAAAAAAAGAAGTCAAAGAGAAGAAACTTAAAAATGTTGTCGTCAAGCAGGTGCAACCTGGCAATCCCAGTTTGGAAAGCCAATCGGTCAACATCATCTTTCTCTGTGAAGTTTATCACCACATAGACAACAGGATAGCCTATTTGAAGAAACTTTCCTCGTCTCTCAAAAAAGGAGGAAAGATTGTCTTGATCGATTTTTATCCTCATGCCCCTTATGGACCACCTCGAAAGCATCGGCTTTCAGAAGAAACTGCAATAGCCGAATTCAAACTCGCCGGTTACAAATTGCTTAAAAAGCATGGTTTTTTACCCTACCAATACTTTCTCGAATTTGTGCCCAAGAATGAGCCTTAG
- a CDS encoding HEPN domain-containing protein: MNEETVRAWIRRAEDDLEAGKILMRSNHPIYWVTCFHMQQCVEKYLKAFLIFHGREHPRTHNILSLVNLCAQIFPSFYELKEWGVRELTRCATALRYGEEPYAPDQEETQGAVELAERVRAFVREKLVEAGLRLSD, translated from the coding sequence GTGAACGAAGAGACAGTTCGGGCATGGATCCGGAGGGCAGAAGACGACCTGGAGGCTGGCAAGATCCTAATGCGATCTAACCATCCCATTTACTGGGTCACGTGCTTTCACATGCAGCAGTGCGTCGAAAAATACCTGAAGGCCTTTCTCATCTTTCACGGTCGAGAGCATCCTCGAACTCATAACATTCTTTCTCTCGTCAACCTTTGTGCACAAATTTTCCCTTCGTTTTACGAGCTAAAGGAATGGGGAGTACGGGAACTCACCCGTTGTGCGACTGCCCTTCGTTACGGCGAGGAGCCCTATGCACCCGATCAGGAGGAAACACAAGGGGCTGTTGAACTTGCCGAGCGGGTCCGGGCTTTTGTGCGAGAAAAACTGGTCGAAGCAGGCCTCAGGCTTTCAGACTGA
- a CDS encoding nucleotidyltransferase family protein, with amino-acid sequence MSHPTDSEPIEIILGKARQIIREEVERAGFQVRRALLFGSRARGECRPDSDWDFYIIIAPAAPRKTRWEIADRICDRLAEEQIWADVFVQSEETAIQRAGDTGSLTYYVLKEGIEL; translated from the coding sequence ATGTCCCATCCAACGGATAGTGAGCCAATAGAAATTATCTTAGGCAAGGCTAGGCAGATCATCCGAGAGGAAGTGGAGCGAGCGGGATTCCAAGTCCGCCGCGCGCTACTCTTCGGCAGCCGCGCCCGCGGGGAATGCCGGCCTGACAGCGATTGGGACTTCTACATCATCATCGCTCCTGCTGCCCCACGGAAGACCCGGTGGGAGATTGCCGACCGCATCTGCGATCGTTTGGCCGAAGAGCAGATCTGGGCCGACGTGTTCGTCCAGTCCGAGGAGACCGCTATCCAGCGAGCCGGGGACACCGGCAGCCTCACCTATTACGTGCTCAAGGAAGGGATTGAGCTGTGA